From Xylanibacter oryzae DSM 17970, a single genomic window includes:
- a CDS encoding nitroreductase, translated as MNETLENMKSRRSIRGYEPDKMPAYELIKQVIEAGTYAPTSMGMQSPIIIAVTNKAVRDKLSKMNGDILGTKSDPFYGAPVVLIVLASRERPTYIYDGSLVMGNLMNAAHSVGLGSCWIHRAKEVFDSAEGKAMLKEWGIEGDYEGIAHCVIGYALKDAPTAKPRKSDYVKYIR; from the coding sequence TAGCATAAGAGGATATGAGCCAGACAAGATGCCTGCGTATGAATTAATAAAACAAGTTATAGAGGCTGGTACATACGCACCAACTAGTATGGGAATGCAATCGCCAATAATTATAGCAGTAACCAATAAGGCAGTGCGCGACAAACTATCTAAGATGAATGGAGATATTCTTGGTACAAAATCAGACCCTTTTTATGGTGCTCCGGTAGTCCTTATAGTACTGGCAAGTAGAGAACGTCCGACATATATTTATGACGGTAGTCTGGTTATGGGAAACCTCATGAATGCCGCTCATTCTGTAGGATTAGGAAGTTGTTGGATTCACCGTGCGAAAGAAGTTTTCGATTCTGCAGAAGGTAAAGCCATGCTTAAAGAATGGGGAATTGAAGGAGATTACGAAGGTATTGCTCATTGTGTAATTGGATATGCACTTAAAGATGCGCCAACAGCAAAACCTCGCAAAAGCGATTATGTAAAATATATAAGATAA
- a CDS encoding DUF3109 family protein has product MDTPPIIEVDNVLISLDCLTEKFCCDLEKCNGECCVEGDAGAPVTLDEIGGIEDSLDTVWDDLSASAQAVIDKQGVAYIDQEGCMVTSIVNGKDCVFTCHDKGCCYCTLEKAYRSGKTRFCKPISCYLYPIREVKIGEDMVGLNYHVWDVCKCAREKGKELDVPVYKFLKQPLIQRFGEKWYESLEEVVKELKANGYIK; this is encoded by the coding sequence ATGGATACGCCACCAATTATAGAAGTAGATAATGTATTGATTTCTCTTGATTGTCTTACAGAGAAGTTTTGTTGTGACCTTGAAAAATGCAATGGTGAATGTTGCGTTGAGGGTGATGCCGGTGCACCTGTCACCTTAGATGAAATCGGAGGGATAGAGGATTCGCTAGATACTGTTTGGGATGATTTGTCGGCTTCGGCGCAGGCTGTGATAGACAAACAAGGGGTAGCGTATATTGACCAAGAAGGATGTATGGTCACTAGCATTGTTAATGGGAAGGACTGTGTCTTTACATGTCATGATAAAGGTTGTTGCTATTGTACACTCGAAAAAGCTTATCGTTCAGGGAAAACGAGATTCTGTAAACCGATAAGCTGTTATCTTTATCCTATAAGAGAGGTTAAGATTGGAGAAGATATGGTAGGACTTAACTACCATGTATGGGATGTATGCAAGTGTGCTAGGGAAAAAGGTAAAGAACTTGATGTTCCTGTCTATAAATTCTTGAAGCAACCACTTATACAGAGATTCGGAGAAAAGTGGTACGAATCACTTGAAGAGGTTGTAAAAGAACTTAAAGCTAATGGCTATATTAAATAG
- a CDS encoding glycoside hydrolase family 3 C-terminal domain-containing protein, whose protein sequence is MKIIKRTTIFLAAIICSAELSAQVNAPKLNANNIDEVIKAMTLEEKASLLVGGGNDGFAGSGAMMGAQKKLVAGAAGITVAIPRLGIPSIVLTDGPAGVHIDATREGTSQTFYATGFPIGTALACTWNTDLIRSVGKAIGNEVLEYGCDVILGPGMNLHRNPLCGRNFEYYSEDPLVTGKIGAAMVQGIQSQGVGTSAKHFAVNSQESDRTKVDERLSQRALRELYLKGFEIMVKESQPWTMMASYNKINGTFSQESHDLLTTILRNEWGFKGAVMTDWIGKRNTPAQVHAGNDLMMPGYPAQAKEIIQSAKDGSLDINDVNNDVKHILDIVVKSPKFKGYKYSDTPDLKAHAMITRQSSTEGMVLLKNEKNTLPLQNIRKVALFGVNSYDFLSCGLGSGCVHAPYVIDMVAGLNNAGISTTKTLTDIYQKYVEYERIKFQADKDPTMWFLSQGQPKLPEMDVTKRCIDSEIDNADAAIFTIGRQAGEGLDRDINTDFNISESERKILSDVSNAFHQHGKPLIVIINSGSVIETASWRDMADAILVAWQPGEEGGNAVADVLTGKANPSGKLTMTWPISATDHFSTKNFPQDMSLYDYKSMKDWGAPIKCSDFTNHEEDIYVGYRYFDTFNKNVSYPFGYGLSYTTFSYSHPSVKVNGDNVEVSINIKNTGSKSGKEVAEVYVSAPKGKLQKPTKELKAFGKTRDLKPGESETLKMSIKKMDLASFDDTQSEWVVDKGTYTFRIGASSRDIKASATVGISGATEKVNDVMKPQQVLNLLRQ, encoded by the coding sequence ATGAAAATTATAAAAAGGACTACTATTTTTTTAGCAGCTATAATCTGTAGCGCAGAACTTTCAGCACAGGTCAATGCTCCTAAACTAAACGCCAATAATATTGACGAAGTGATTAAGGCAATGACTCTCGAAGAAAAAGCATCTTTGCTTGTAGGTGGAGGAAATGATGGATTTGCCGGTAGCGGTGCAATGATGGGTGCACAGAAAAAGTTGGTAGCAGGTGCTGCCGGTATAACTGTGGCTATACCACGTCTTGGCATACCTTCTATCGTATTGACAGACGGACCTGCAGGAGTGCATATAGACGCTACTCGCGAAGGTACTTCACAGACATTTTATGCCACAGGGTTTCCTATCGGTACGGCCTTGGCGTGTACATGGAATACTGATCTCATAAGGTCTGTAGGTAAGGCTATCGGCAATGAGGTGCTAGAGTATGGATGTGATGTAATACTAGGTCCGGGGATGAATCTTCACCGTAATCCTCTTTGTGGACGTAACTTTGAATATTACTCTGAAGATCCTTTGGTTACAGGAAAAATCGGTGCTGCAATGGTACAGGGCATACAGAGCCAAGGTGTTGGTACTAGTGCAAAACATTTCGCAGTAAACTCTCAAGAGAGTGATCGCACAAAGGTTGACGAAAGACTTTCACAACGTGCTCTGCGTGAACTTTATCTTAAAGGTTTCGAAATAATGGTAAAAGAGAGTCAGCCATGGACCATGATGGCTTCTTACAATAAGATAAATGGAACTTTCTCTCAAGAAAGCCACGACCTGCTAACTACAATATTACGTAATGAGTGGGGATTCAAGGGTGCTGTCATGACAGATTGGATAGGTAAACGTAATACGCCGGCACAGGTACATGCCGGAAATGACTTGATGATGCCGGGATATCCTGCACAAGCAAAAGAGATCATACAAAGTGCAAAAGATGGGAGTCTGGACATTAATGACGTCAATAATGATGTAAAGCATATACTGGATATTGTTGTAAAATCTCCTAAATTTAAAGGTTATAAGTATAGCGATACTCCCGACCTTAAAGCTCATGCAATGATAACGCGTCAAAGTTCTACAGAAGGAATGGTTCTACTTAAAAATGAGAAAAACACCCTACCCTTGCAGAATATCAGAAAAGTTGCTCTTTTTGGAGTAAACTCATATGATTTTCTTTCATGCGGACTAGGTTCAGGCTGTGTTCACGCCCCCTATGTTATTGATATGGTAGCGGGTCTTAATAATGCAGGCATATCAACTACGAAGACTCTTACAGACATATACCAGAAATATGTGGAATATGAAAGAATAAAGTTTCAGGCAGACAAAGACCCAACAATGTGGTTTCTGAGTCAAGGTCAACCTAAGTTACCTGAGATGGATGTAACTAAGCGTTGCATAGACTCTGAAATTGATAATGCTGATGCAGCTATATTTACTATCGGAAGACAGGCTGGCGAAGGACTTGATCGGGATATCAACACAGACTTTAATATAAGCGAATCTGAACGTAAAATATTAAGTGACGTAAGTAATGCTTTCCATCAACATGGCAAACCTTTAATTGTAATAATAAATTCAGGATCTGTAATAGAAACTGCTTCCTGGAGAGACATGGCTGATGCTATACTTGTTGCATGGCAACCTGGTGAGGAGGGAGGAAATGCTGTTGCAGATGTATTAACAGGCAAGGCTAATCCTTCGGGAAAGCTTACCATGACATGGCCTATATCTGCGACAGATCATTTTTCTACAAAAAACTTCCCTCAAGATATGTCTCTTTATGATTATAAATCAATGAAAGATTGGGGAGCACCTATCAAATGCTCTGACTTTACCAATCATGAGGAGGACATTTATGTAGGATATCGGTACTTCGATACATTCAACAAGAATGTTTCATATCCTTTTGGCTATGGTTTGTCTTATACTACATTCAGTTATAGTCATCCTTCTGTGAAAGTTAATGGTGATAATGTTGAAGTATCTATAAATATCAAAAATACCGGCAGCAAATCCGGTAAAGAAGTTGCCGAGGTATATGTATCAGCACCAAAGGGGAAACTACAAAAGCCTACTAAAGAACTTAAAGCTTTTGGCAAGACTAGAGATTTGAAACCTGGTGAAAGTGAAACTCTAAAGATGTCTATTAAAAAGATGGATTTGGCTTCGTTCGATGACACTCAGAGTGAATGGGTCGTAGATAAAGGAACATATACATTCAGAATTGGAGCTTCTAGCCGCGATATAAAGGCATCAGCAACAGTCGGAATATCAGGGGCTACTGAAAAGGTTAACGATGTTATGAAACCTCAGCAGGTTTTAAATTTGCTGAGACAGTAA
- a CDS encoding polyribonucleotide nucleotidyltransferase: MNVITKTVSLPDGRTISIETGKVAKQCDGSCVLRMGNTVLLATVCAAKDAVPGTDFMPLQVEYREQYAAAGRFPGGFTKREGKATDNEILTCRLVDRALRPLFPSNFHAEVFVNVIVFSADGVDMPDALAGFAASAALACSDIPLECPISEVRVARIKGEYVINPTIAQMKEADMDVMVGASKDNIMMVEGEMQEVSEQDLLGALKAAQQAIAPMCEIQLELSKELGTDVKREYCHENNDEELREQLRKETYDKCYAIAEAGNKDKKEREDSFDKIKADFEESYAAAHTELSEDEIAAKYALIDRYYADVMRDSMRRCLLDEGKRLDGRKTDEIRPIWCEVSPLPMPHGSSLFQRGETMSLTTCTLGTKLDEKMVDDVLNKSYQRFILHYNFPPFCTGEAKSQRGVGRREIGHGHLAWRALKNQIPADYPYTVRLVSEILESNGSSSMATVCAGTLALMDAGVPMKKPVSGIAMGLIKNPGEDKYAVLSDILGDEDHLGDMDFKTTGTKDGLTATQMDIKCDGLSFDILEKALLQAKAGREYILGKLTDTISEPRAELKPQVPRIVAIEIPKEFIGAIIGPGGKIIQQMQEETGATITIDEVEGKGKVQVSGANKDVIDAALAKIKGIVAVPDVGEVYEGTVRSIMPYGCFVEIMPGKDGLLHISEIDWKRLETVEEAGIKEGDKIQVKLMEIDPKTGKYKLSRRALLPKPEGYVERERRPRPERGERRPRPDRGERRPRPEFNDGEPRHFEHKDFHDPMENKEPKDFNDSLDKQDF; this comes from the coding sequence ATGAACGTAATTACGAAAACAGTTTCATTGCCTGACGGAAGAACCATCAGCATTGAAACCGGGAAAGTGGCAAAACAGTGCGACGGTTCATGTGTCCTCCGTATGGGCAATACCGTTCTTTTGGCCACAGTTTGTGCCGCAAAAGATGCAGTTCCCGGAACAGATTTTATGCCTTTGCAGGTAGAGTACAGAGAACAGTATGCCGCAGCCGGTCGTTTCCCGGGCGGTTTTACCAAACGCGAAGGTAAAGCAACAGACAATGAAATTCTTACTTGTCGTCTTGTAGACCGCGCATTGCGCCCTCTCTTTCCTTCTAATTTCCATGCAGAAGTATTCGTTAATGTTATTGTATTCTCAGCCGATGGTGTAGATATGCCGGATGCATTAGCAGGATTTGCCGCTTCAGCCGCTTTGGCTTGTTCAGATATTCCACTAGAATGCCCTATATCAGAAGTTCGTGTAGCCCGTATTAAGGGTGAATACGTAATCAACCCGACAATCGCACAGATGAAAGAGGCTGATATGGATGTCATGGTAGGTGCTTCTAAAGACAATATTATGATGGTTGAGGGTGAAATGCAGGAAGTATCAGAGCAGGATTTGCTCGGAGCACTTAAGGCAGCACAGCAAGCTATTGCACCTATGTGTGAAATTCAGCTCGAACTATCTAAAGAACTTGGCACAGATGTTAAGCGCGAATATTGTCATGAGAATAATGACGAAGAACTTCGTGAACAGCTCCGTAAGGAAACATATGATAAATGCTATGCTATAGCAGAAGCCGGAAATAAAGACAAAAAAGAGCGTGAAGACTCTTTCGATAAGATTAAGGCTGATTTTGAGGAATCTTATGCCGCAGCTCATACAGAGTTGAGCGAAGACGAAATTGCTGCAAAATATGCACTTATTGACCGCTACTATGCAGATGTAATGCGTGACTCTATGCGTCGTTGCCTTCTAGACGAAGGTAAGCGCCTTGATGGTCGTAAGACAGACGAAATTCGCCCTATCTGGTGCGAGGTTTCTCCACTGCCAATGCCTCATGGATCTTCTTTGTTCCAGCGTGGCGAGACAATGTCTCTTACTACATGTACACTTGGTACAAAATTGGATGAAAAGATGGTAGATGATGTTCTTAACAAGAGCTACCAGCGTTTTATCCTACATTATAATTTCCCTCCTTTCTGTACAGGCGAGGCTAAATCACAGCGTGGTGTAGGTCGTCGTGAGATTGGTCATGGTCATTTGGCATGGCGTGCACTTAAGAATCAGATTCCAGCAGACTATCCTTATACAGTACGTCTTGTTTCTGAGATTCTAGAGAGCAACGGTTCTTCATCTATGGCTACAGTATGTGCAGGTACACTTGCACTTATGGATGCCGGTGTTCCAATGAAGAAACCTGTAAGCGGTATAGCTATGGGACTTATCAAGAACCCTGGCGAAGATAAATATGCAGTATTGAGTGATATCCTTGGTGATGAAGATCACCTTGGAGATATGGACTTCAAGACAACAGGTACAAAAGATGGTCTTACTGCAACACAGATGGATATCAAGTGTGACGGACTGAGTTTCGATATTCTTGAGAAAGCTCTTCTACAGGCTAAAGCAGGTCGTGAGTATATCTTAGGTAAACTTACTGATACTATATCTGAACCACGTGCCGAACTTAAACCACAGGTTCCACGTATTGTAGCTATTGAGATACCTAAAGAATTCATTGGCGCTATAATAGGTCCTGGTGGAAAGATTATACAGCAGATGCAGGAAGAAACAGGTGCAACAATTACTATTGACGAAGTAGAGGGTAAGGGTAAGGTTCAGGTTAGCGGTGCTAACAAGGATGTTATCGATGCAGCTCTTGCTAAGATTAAGGGAATTGTAGCTGTTCCTGATGTAGGTGAAGTTTACGAAGGAACAGTACGTTCGATAATGCCTTATGGCTGTTTCGTAGAGATCATGCCTGGAAAAGACGGATTGCTTCATATCTCAGAGATAGACTGGAAACGTCTTGAAACAGTAGAAGAGGCTGGTATTAAAGAGGGTGATAAGATTCAGGTTAAACTGATGGAGATAGATCCTAAGACTGGCAAATACAAACTTTCTCGTCGTGCACTTCTTCCTAAACCGGAAGGATATGTAGAGCGTGAGCGTCGTCCTCGTCCAGAGCGTGGCGAACGTCGTCCTCGTCCTGATAGAGGTGAGCGTCGTCCTCGTCCAGAATTCAATGATGGCGAGCCACGTCATTTCGAACATAAAGATTTTCATGATCCTATGGAAAACAAAGAGCCAAAGGATTTTAATGATTCATTAGACAAACAGGATTTCTAA
- the crcB gene encoding fluoride efflux transporter CrcB, with the protein MLKNIIIVAIGSGIGGVVRYLLSKVIQGSILTSFPIGTLVVNLLGCLLIGIFYGLFDRGSLLNPNLRLLLTVGFCGGFTTFSTFMNESLQLFRSDNILYGALYAGGSVFLGLLAVFLGSQLIKQI; encoded by the coding sequence ATGTTGAAAAATATAATTATAGTGGCTATCGGCAGCGGTATCGGAGGAGTAGTACGCTACTTGCTGTCTAAAGTGATACAGGGATCGATACTTACTTCGTTCCCTATTGGTACTTTAGTAGTGAATCTTCTTGGATGTTTGCTCATCGGTATCTTCTATGGTTTGTTTGACAGAGGTTCGCTACTTAATCCTAATCTCAGGTTACTGCTCACGGTAGGTTTCTGCGGTGGTTTCACTACTTTCAGCACATTTATGAACGAGAGTCTGCAACTTTTCAGATCTGACAATATTCTTTATGGTGCTCTTTATGCCGGTGGCAGTGTATTCCTTGGGCTTCTTGCTGTATTTTTAGGCAGTCAGTTGATAAAACAAATATAA
- a CDS encoding TlpA disulfide reductase family protein, producing the protein MKKTILKLFYVCVIVVTTIGVSSCGRQKFHIEGNITDAKDSTLYFENVGLNGPVVLDSVKLAEDGSFSFSGNKTNAPEFYRLRIAGQCINLSIDSTETVTVKASYPTMPTKYTVSGSYNCSKIKELALMQIDLTNKATALNNNSQLGGLAQDSIAKLVEAYKSKVKHDYIFKEPNKAYAYYALFQTLGNSLIFNPRNNKDDIKVFAAVATSWDTYYPKAMRGKNLHNIAIEGMKNTRIVEAQNNQKIDASKVTVSGVIDIPLYDNNGHLRHLTDLKGKVVMLDFHVFATKESTQRIMALRSIYNKYHNKGFEIYQVSLDQDEHFWKVNTAELPWISVRDADGMDSRYLTTYNIQNLPAFFLIDKNNSLVKRDSQIKNLDEEIKKLL; encoded by the coding sequence ATGAAAAAGACAATCTTAAAATTATTTTACGTTTGCGTGATAGTCGTCACTACAATTGGAGTATCTTCATGTGGTAGACAGAAATTCCATATAGAGGGTAATATCACAGATGCTAAAGATTCTACTCTATATTTCGAGAATGTAGGACTTAACGGTCCGGTAGTACTTGATTCTGTAAAATTGGCTGAGGATGGATCATTCTCTTTCAGTGGAAATAAGACAAATGCTCCTGAATTCTACCGCCTGAGAATTGCAGGACAATGCATAAATTTATCCATCGACTCAACAGAGACTGTAACTGTAAAGGCTTCTTATCCTACTATGCCTACAAAATACACAGTAAGCGGCTCTTACAACTGTTCTAAAATAAAAGAGCTGGCTCTTATGCAAATAGATCTAACCAACAAGGCTACAGCTTTGAATAATAACTCACAACTTGGAGGCCTTGCACAAGACAGTATAGCGAAATTGGTCGAAGCATATAAGAGCAAAGTAAAACATGACTATATATTCAAGGAGCCAAATAAGGCATATGCTTATTATGCTTTATTCCAGACTTTAGGCAACTCGCTAATTTTCAATCCACGCAACAACAAGGATGATATAAAGGTTTTTGCTGCTGTAGCAACTAGTTGGGATACTTATTACCCTAAAGCTATGAGAGGAAAAAATCTGCATAACATAGCAATAGAGGGAATGAAGAACACACGCATTGTTGAAGCCCAAAACAATCAGAAGATAGACGCCAGCAAAGTCACTGTATCAGGTGTTATTGATATCCCACTATATGACAACAATGGTCATTTGCGTCATCTCACAGATCTGAAAGGCAAAGTGGTCATGTTGGATTTCCATGTATTTGCAACAAAAGAATCGACACAGAGGATAATGGCTCTGCGCAGTATATATAATAAGTATCATAATAAGGGATTTGAGATCTATCAAGTTTCTCTTGATCAAGACGAGCATTTCTGGAAAGTTAATACTGCCGAACTGCCATGGATATCAGTAAGAGATGCCGATGGTATGGATTCACGTTATCTAACTACTTATAACATACAGAACCTACCTGCATTTTTCTTAATAGACAAAAACAACTCTCTTGTTAAACGCGATTCTCAAATCAAGAATCTTGACGAGGAAATAAAGAAATTGCTGTAA
- a CDS encoding alpha/beta hydrolase, protein MKQIKSLLLLALVAVSMSATAQKPLDMNLWQGGAPNNNGDVNDTAKVRVYLPNPQKATGRAVVICPGGAYAHLAIDHEGYDWAPFFNKMGIAAIVLKYRMPRGNYLVPISDAEEAIKLVRRNAVAWHIDPNNVGIMGSSAGGHLASTIATHSEKDAYPNFQILFYPVITMQPGYTHQGSHDNFFGKDVKKKLEDEYSNDMKVTRNTPRAFITLSDDDNAVQPANGVNYYFELYRHDVPASLHVYPSGGHGWGFRENFMYHIEMELELKAWLQSF, encoded by the coding sequence ATGAAACAAATTAAATCATTATTGCTATTAGCTTTAGTTGCAGTTTCAATGTCGGCTACAGCTCAGAAACCTTTAGACATGAATCTTTGGCAGGGAGGAGCTCCCAATAATAATGGAGATGTAAACGATACAGCAAAGGTTCGGGTATACCTTCCAAATCCTCAGAAAGCTACTGGCCGTGCTGTCGTAATTTGTCCTGGAGGCGCATATGCTCATCTTGCAATTGACCATGAAGGCTACGACTGGGCTCCTTTTTTCAATAAGATGGGTATAGCTGCAATAGTACTGAAATACCGTATGCCACGTGGAAACTATTTAGTGCCTATATCTGATGCGGAAGAAGCAATCAAACTTGTTCGCCGTAATGCAGTGGCGTGGCATATTGATCCAAATAATGTTGGTATAATGGGTTCTTCTGCCGGCGGTCATTTGGCTTCAACAATAGCAACTCATTCTGAAAAAGACGCATATCCTAACTTCCAGATACTTTTCTATCCTGTTATTACTATGCAACCCGGTTATACGCATCAGGGTTCGCACGATAATTTCTTCGGTAAAGACGTAAAGAAAAAACTGGAGGATGAATATAGCAATGATATGAAGGTAACAAGAAATACACCTAGAGCTTTCATTACTTTAAGCGATGATGATAATGCTGTACAACCGGCTAATGGCGTAAATTATTATTTCGAACTTTATCGTCACGATGTTCCTGCGTCTCTTCATGTTTATCCTTCAGGAGGTCATGGATGGGGATTCCGTGAAAACTTTATGTACCATATCGAAATGGAATTAGAACTTAAGGCTTGGTTGCAGAGCTTCTAG
- the gpmI gene encoding 2,3-bisphosphoglycerate-independent phosphoglycerate mutase — MAKKALLMILDGWGIGKHGKGDVIYNTPTPYIDLLFATSAHSQLQASGEDVGLPEGQMGNSEVGHLNIGAGRVVYQDLVKINRACKDGSIMKNPEIVSAFTYAKETGKKVHFMGLTSNGGVHSSLDHLFKLCEVSKEYGLKNTFIHCFMDGRDTDPKSGAGFIKELEDVCGKTDCHIASIIGRFYAMDRDKRWNRVKEAYDLLVDAKGKKATDMVKAMEESYAEDVTDEFIKPITNSTVDGSIKEGDVVIFINFRNDRAKELTQVLTQKDMPEEGMKTVPNLQYYCMTPYDASFKGVHILFPKENVMDTLGEFLSKNGKKQLHTAETEKYAHVTFFFNGGREAPYEGEDRILVPSPKVATYDLKPEMSAFEVKDKLVAAIKEDKYDFIVVNFANGDMVGHTGIYNAIAKAVWAVDNCVKEVIKAVKETGYEAIIIADHGNADNAINSDGTPNTAHSLNPVPFVYVTDNNSAKVKDGRLADVAPSILHIMGLGQPSDMTGENLISDK, encoded by the coding sequence ATGGCAAAAAAAGCATTATTAATGATCCTCGATGGTTGGGGAATCGGAAAACATGGTAAAGGTGATGTTATTTATAATACACCAACTCCTTATATAGACCTCCTTTTCGCAACAAGTGCACACTCTCAGTTGCAGGCTAGTGGTGAAGATGTTGGTTTGCCTGAAGGACAGATGGGCAACTCTGAGGTAGGACACCTTAATATTGGAGCTGGTCGTGTGGTCTATCAGGACCTGGTAAAGATAAATCGTGCTTGCAAGGATGGTTCTATCATGAAGAATCCTGAGATAGTATCAGCTTTCACATATGCTAAAGAGACTGGCAAAAAAGTACATTTTATGGGTCTTACATCTAATGGTGGAGTGCATTCTTCATTAGATCATCTTTTTAAGTTGTGTGAGGTATCTAAAGAATATGGATTAAAAAACACATTCATTCACTGTTTTATGGATGGACGTGATACGGATCCTAAAAGTGGTGCCGGATTTATCAAAGAATTAGAGGATGTCTGTGGTAAAACAGATTGCCATATAGCAAGTATCATTGGTCGTTTCTACGCAATGGACCGCGATAAACGTTGGAACCGTGTAAAAGAGGCTTATGATTTATTGGTAGATGCTAAAGGAAAGAAAGCTACTGATATGGTTAAGGCAATGGAAGAAAGCTATGCCGAGGATGTCACTGATGAATTTATCAAACCTATAACAAACTCAACTGTTGATGGTTCTATCAAAGAAGGTGATGTAGTTATTTTCATAAACTTCCGTAATGACCGTGCAAAAGAGCTTACTCAGGTACTTACTCAGAAGGATATGCCAGAGGAAGGTATGAAGACTGTACCAAATCTTCAATATTATTGTATGACTCCTTATGATGCTTCTTTCAAGGGCGTTCATATCCTATTCCCAAAAGAGAATGTTATGGATACTTTAGGAGAATTCTTGAGTAAAAATGGTAAAAAACAATTGCATACTGCTGAAACCGAGAAATATGCTCATGTAACATTCTTCTTTAATGGTGGTCGCGAAGCTCCTTACGAGGGAGAGGATAGAATATTAGTGCCTTCTCCTAAGGTTGCTACTTATGATCTGAAACCTGAAATGAGTGCTTTTGAGGTTAAGGACAAACTTGTAGCTGCCATAAAGGAGGATAAGTATGATTTTATCGTAGTAAACTTCGCTAATGGTGATATGGTAGGTCATACAGGTATATACAATGCCATAGCAAAAGCTGTATGGGCTGTAGACAACTGTGTTAAAGAGGTAATTAAAGCTGTCAAGGAAACCGGTTACGAGGCTATAATAATAGCAGACCATGGTAATGCCGATAATGCAATAAATTCTGATGGAACACCAAATACTGCACATTCTCTTAACCCTGTACCATTTGTATATGTAACAGATAACAATAGTGCAAAAGTAAAAGATGGTCGTCTTGCTGATGTTGCGCCTTCTATTCTTCATATTATGGGATTGGGGCAACCTTCAGATATGACAGGTGAAAATCTGATTTCAGATAAATAA
- the ung gene encoding uracil-DNA glycosylase: protein MDVKIEDSWKTHIGAEFEKQYFLDLTKFVREEYMHNTCYPPGKMIFNAFNLCPFDKVKVVIIGQDPYHEPGQAHGLCFSVNDGIQFPPSLVNIFKEIQNDFGTPAPLSGNLSRWAEQGVLLLNATLTVRAHQAGSHQRRGWEEFTDAAIKALAKDREHLVFILWGSYAQGKAAYIDPSRHLVLKSAHPSPLSAYRGFFGNKHFSRANDYLIQNGEEPIKW from the coding sequence ATGGACGTTAAGATTGAAGATAGCTGGAAAACTCATATTGGTGCCGAATTCGAGAAACAATATTTTCTGGATTTGACTAAGTTTGTGCGTGAGGAATATATGCATAATACATGTTATCCTCCGGGTAAAATGATTTTTAATGCTTTCAATCTATGTCCATTTGATAAAGTTAAAGTGGTGATTATAGGACAGGATCCGTATCATGAACCAGGTCAGGCGCATGGATTGTGCTTCTCTGTAAATGATGGGATACAGTTTCCTCCGTCACTAGTCAACATTTTTAAAGAGATACAGAATGATTTTGGTACCCCTGCTCCTTTGAGCGGAAATCTTTCTCGTTGGGCGGAGCAGGGAGTACTTCTTCTTAACGCTACACTTACTGTCAGAGCACATCAGGCAGGAAGCCATCAACGTAGGGGTTGGGAAGAGTTTACAGATGCAGCAATAAAGGCTTTGGCAAAAGATAGGGAACATTTAGTATTTATACTGTGGGGTAGTTATGCTCAAGGTAAGGCGGCATATATTGACCCTTCCAGGCATCTTGTATTAAAGTCAGCCCATCCGTCTCCTTTGTCTGCTTATCGTGGCTTTTTTGGAAATAAACATTTCAGTAGGGCAAATGATTATCTGATACAAAATGGAGAAGAACCTATTAAATGGTAA